The following coding sequences are from one Onychostoma macrolepis isolate SWU-2019 chromosome 24, ASM1243209v1, whole genome shotgun sequence window:
- the si:ch73-103b11.2 gene encoding trichohyalin isoform X6 — protein MAQSMSAKDNACRKFQANIFNKSKCQNCFKARDAHLLSDEDFTQAKPIYGGWLLLAPEGTNFDNPLHRSRKWQRRFFLLYEHGLLRYALDDMASTLPQGTINLNQCVDVVDGESRSGQKHSLCICTPEKDHYIRAESKEIIHGWQEALMVFPRTNKQNQKKKRKVETPTPQEPGPAKVTVTSTSSSSSSMVCLPSTIAHAERVPSTRATLWQEATWSRATLPTSCSTGSLSQLDSGNASVGRKPRVESGYFSLEKPKPEEDEDRQHHRQQEQEPSPPQQQQQQLSSSSTTSSSSSRSSRRSQVIERFECHDTVSTPEQMDTTNSSTEPAPSYSKTANQRAGRNERRLSNQKQEFSLDSAKGQTDDVSSLAGYRRAKSLDRRATETLMTPDLLNFKKGWMTKLYEDGLWKKHWFVLTDQSLRFYRDSIAEEAADLDGEIDLSTCYDVNEFPVQRNYGFQILSKEGAFTLSAMTSGIRRNWIQAILKNMRPTVAPDVTRKNVSLKLSVLMPSSLPEERTRSNVEQNYIQPPSNSSQLSNSSVVEAKKSHEDVTDSAPPSDHRKSRVNKREGRSKTFDWSEFRPGQENESGPPSIKRADTSVIISSSSSSTSSADSSPISSSSSHQTSSSITTTSHTDKLPQQDEEVMQEYMHRNQTAPTAGAVKATTVAEPPSKLPRKVPQEQVKMDVDHARDSQEVDSQSAARRNSDVRVEIEQRWHQVETTPLREEKQVPITGSSNVPVGERALPQELTTALEKELGQAQRELARLQQQNSILQEQLQDARGREQNAREGYVRQSDTTAAKPSPDAASTSVHRAPWQRLSKLNQDLKSELDSQRRRQDKATQQVSSLRRSYSEAKDIIGHHEAEIEALEDKLTAAMADIVASEQAVARMRSELKIERVRCQEREEEWVRNETMLRSQLRESEERLRQVEASLLEKNQELRQLEQKQALQRDQHKEVQRLQERLAEATGRLISMEEAENMREERERKEQRCLEEKHERERQGLTWRLAESEERRCEIEEQLQEAQEQVEALLRGSGGMETVGLREDVHRLQQELETQTDMVEMLRESVRRLEEERDQLTCRCQELLNQIAEADREVGKQQACLTTVETDYHSLESSYERVSEEFARISHVLREKEEEVKQTKEMYEQLIRQKEQDLSEALIKMAALGSSLEETEFCLQQKEELLSKMERDYPGLVESRKAEQELQAKLVVAEDRIAELEEHLNALRLGYADLRIRRCRSQEDLLDGLKEMQHDVSSSSSTSQLLLARSSSETEMSLVKRQRIRFSTIQCQSYHRSQGADKFQTENTSLDLTQDLSLDHMHDLSLTQDISVVSDSSFQQCRDPDKFISIINALETKLLATEEKLRHLTEKIRDQPDLSAMQEHLSTSATVEDYTTKTCDELPLDEPSQKFLSKTFGEQDSEEYEKALALVECCTERVREILSNQKESSPAESLISTLAEVEKRLVCATMYLRKGSTLFESCQIFDAPDVQSMQESIKRFARMLTFEAEVLEKMGLSLQDLNSDIMSALNSIHKDAENIKKNCNGCLSVVYADVLSRKLMLETMFLAEVDKLETSKLSNSAFSQDIIKNVCISAELAYSLQNLTMNFQEKFNELQKDLLQANETLKQKDMALKDAVSASKRAHIESMTQSDTGHLGDIAPPELVPYMEQIEIEEAQSLAAEIVRRHLASGMLSHSADSESHLQTSWENLIAELKKQAKALRCLSQEIERICEEGETNSLSGLADAIQMSSWRDDSSAACLREALMQAQVAYVACRLRAGHTRELSLCQETSRNMTVLVQEHAESVAAIQRHYQSCLEKEHLSFTGTISSLQEENDMLRGELSYKLRELQEQRQNLTQLEEEFHREKEELKNRHADEMGRAKQEQITRELELMERAANSQHRLETLLLEMEDAELRHKEQIRKLEQEFQSKVQELEHANRDELRKLQECYSQTICLLEERREQVENKDEADACPMEEGDGTDQVTCRESLLRIRELEMQLSSMREELEQKPLDGDLTSLKEKYQRDLDSLKATCERGFAAMEETHQKVIEDIQRQHQREIRKLLEEKERLLEEETNATIAAIEAMKNAHREELGKTQRSQMSGVSADIQELRRQYEEELQSIHRELEVLSEQYSQKCLENAHLAQALEAERQALGQCQRENQKLHIHNQELNHRLNEEITRMHSCMSEDKLPSSLTQGKDIYELEVLLRVKESEIQYLKQEINSLKDELQSALRDKKYASDKYKDIYTELSIVKAKADCDINKLREKLLAATEALGELDAEGSGVSAGYDIMKSKSNPDFLKIEKSKQMRGVRSKSLKEGLTVQERMKLFETKDSRKI, from the exons CGAGTGCCGTCCACCCGGGCCACTCTGTGGCAGGAGGCAACATGGAGTCGAGCCACTTTACCCACAAGCTGCAGCACCGGCAGCCTGAGTCAGCTGG ATTCAGGAAACGCAAGTGTTGGTCGTAAGCCACGGGTGGAGAGTGGATATTTTTCGCTGGAAAAACCCAAACCCGAAGAAGACGAAGATCGACAGCATCATCGCCAGCAGGAGCAAGAGCCTTCGCcaccacagcagcagcagcagcagctttcTTCCTCTTCCACCacatcctcctcttcctctcgcTCCAG CAGACGTTCACAGGTCATTGAGAGATTTGAGTGTCATGACACTGTCAGCACTCCAGAGCAAATGGACACAACTAATTCTTCAACAGAGCCCGCCCCTTCTTATTCtaaaacagccaatcagagagcaGGACGCAATGAGAGACGCCTCTCCAATCAGAAACAG GAATTTTCATTGGATTCAGCTAAAGGTCAGACAGATGACGTTTCTTCACTAGCTGGTTATCGCAGGGCCAAAAGTCTGGATCGCAGAGCCACAGAGACACTCATGACT CCAGACCTGCTGAACTTTAAGAAAGGATGGATGACCAAACTGTACGAAGATGGATTG TGGAAGAAACACTGGTTTGTTCTGACCGATCAGAGCCTGAGGTTCTACCGCGACTCCATCGCTGAGGAG GCCGCTGATCTGGACGGAGAGATCGATCTGTCAACGTGCTACGATGTGAACGAATTCCCAGTTCAGAGGAACTATGGCTTCCAAATCCTT AGTAAGGAAGGGGCATTCACGCTGTCTGCTATGACCTCTGGGATACGTCGGAACTGGATTCAGGCCATTTTGAAGAACATGCGGCCAACCGTCGCTCCTGATGTCACACG GAAAAACGTGTCTCTGAAACTTTCAGTTCTTATGCCCAG TTCCCTTCCAGAAGAGCGAACCAGATCAAATGTGGAACAAAACTACATCCAGCCACCTTCTAACTCTTCGCAACTCTCTAACAGCTCTGTAGTTGAAGCTAAAAAGTCGCACGAGGACGTCACAGACTCCGCGCCTCCTTCCGATCACCGTAAGAGCCGAGTCAACAAGCGCGAGGGACGGTCTAAAACCTTCGACTGGTCTGAGTTCCGTCCAGGACAGGAAAACGAGAGCGGACCACCCTCAATAAAGAGGGCAGACACTTCAGTCATTATCTcatcttcttcttcctccacCTCTTCTGCTGACTCCTCTCCCATCTCTAGCTCCTCCTCTCATCAGACGTCATCCTCGATCACTACCACAAGCCATACTGATAAGTTGCCACAGCAAGATGAAGAAGTCATGCAGGAATATATGCACCGCAATCAGACGGCACCTACAGCAGGCGCAGTCAAGGCGACGACAGTGGCGGAGCCCCCATCAAAGCTCCCCCGTAAAGTGCCACAGGAACAGGTGAAAATGGATGTAGACCATGCCAGAGACTCCCAGGAGGTCGACAGTCAAAGCGCAGCCCGCAGAAACTCTGATGTCCGAGTGGAAATTGAGCAGAGGTGGCATCAGGTAGAAACAACACCCCTCAGAGAGGAAAAGCAGGTACCAATCACTGGCAGCTCAAATGTACCTGTTGGAGAAAGAGCCCTTCCGCAAGAGCTGACCACTGCACTGGAAAAAGAG TTAGGTCAGGCACAAAGGGAGCTGGCGAGACTCCAGCAGCAGAACAGCATCTTACAGGAGCAACTTCAGGATGCCCGTGGAAGAGAACAGAATGCCAGGGAAGGATACGTACGGCAG AGTGACACGACCGCTGCAAAGCCTTCACCTGATGCAGCGTCTACCTCGGTTCACCGAGCACCATGGCAGCGACTCAGCAAGCTGAACCAGGATCTAAAGTCTGAGCTGGACTCCCAGCGACGGAGGCAGGATAAGGCCACTCAACAAGTTAGCAGCTTACGGCGTAGCTACAGCGAAGCGAAAGATATAATAGGACACCATGAGGCAGAGATCGAGGCCTTGGAGGACAAGCTAACAGCTGCCATGGCAGATATTGTAGCGAGCGAGCAGGCTGTGGCACGCATGCGTAGCGAGTTAAAAATCGAGCGGGTTCGATGTCAAGAACGTGAGGAAGAATGGGTCCGAAATGAGACTATGTTGCGGTCGCAGCTGCGAGAGAGCGAGGAACGTCTTCGGCAAGTCGAGGCTAGTTTGCTAGAGAAGAACCAGGAACTGAGACAGCTCGAGCAGAAGCAAGCTTTGCAGAGGGACCAGCACAAAGAGGTGCAGAGGCTACAGGAGAGACTCGCTGAGGCCACTGGACGTCTGATTTCCATGGAGGAAGCTGAAAATATGAGAGAGGAGCGGGAGAGGAAAGAGCAGCGATGCCTGGAGGAGAAACACGAGCGGGAGCGGCAGGGACTGACCTGGAGATTGGCAGAATCCGAAGAGAGGAGGTGTGAAATTGAAGAGCAACTGCAAGAGGCTCAAGAACAAGTGGAGGCACTGCTGAGAGGGAGCGGCGGGATGGAAACTGTGGGACTCAGGGAGGATGTTCATCGTCTTCAGCAGGAGTTGGAGACGCAGACGGATATGGTGGAAATGCTGCGAGAAAGTGTGAGGAGGCTGGAGGAGGAACGTGACCAACTTACTTGCCGCTGTCAGGAACTCCTCAATCAGATTGCAGAGGCCGACCGAGAGGTAGGAAAGCAACAGGCATGTTTAACGACGGTGGAAACAGACTATCACTCTCTTGAGAGCTCGTATGAGCGTGTCTCAGAAGAATTTGCTAGGATAAGTCATGTGCTACGAGAGAAGGAAGAGGAAGTGAAGCAGACAAAGGAAATGTACGAGCAGCTAATCAGGCAGAAGGAGCAGGACTTGAGCGAGGCCCTCATCAAGATGGCTGCCTTAGGCAGTAGTCTAGAAGAAACAGAATTTTGCTTGCAGCAAAAAGAGGAACTTCTTTCTAAAATGGAGCGTGACTATCCGGGACTGGTAGAGTCCCGTAAAGCGGAACAGGAGCTTCAGGCAAAACTGGTGGTTGCAGAGGATCGGATTGCTGAGCTGGAGGAACACCTCAATGCCCTGCGACTCGGATATGCAGATCTCAGGATACGACGTTGTCGCTCGCAGGAAGACCTGCTTGACGGTTTGAAAGAAATGCAACATGATGTTTCCTCATCATCAAGCACCTCCCAACTCCTGCTTGCAAGAAGCAGCTCCGAGACGGAAATGTCCTTGGTAAAGCGCCAGAGGATTCGCTTTTCCACTATTCAGTGCCAATCCTATCACCGGTCCCAGGGAGCAGACAAGTTTCAGACAGAAAATACATCTTTGGATCTGACACAAGATCTGAGCCTAGACCACATGCATGACCTGAGCCTGACCCAAGATATCAGTGTAGTCAGTGACAGTTCATTCCAGCAGTGTAGAGATCCAGATAAGTTCATTTCTATTATAAACGCTTTGGAAACCAAGCTATTGGCCACAGAGGAGAAGCTCAGGCACCTCACAGAGAAGATACGGGACCAGCCCGATCTTTCAGCAATGCAGGAACACCTGAGCACCAGCGCTACCGTGGAGGACTACACGACTAAAACCTGTGATGAATTACCATTGGATGAACCCAGTCAGAAATTCCTTAGCAAGACTTTTGGCGAGCAGGACAGTGAGGAATATGAGAAGGCATTGGCACTAGTGGAGTGTTGCACAGAAAGAGTCAGAGAAATTCTCAGCAATCAGAAAGAGAGCAGTCCTGCTGAATCTCTCATTAGTACCCTTGCAGAAGTAGAGAAACGGCTGGTTTGTGCCACCATGTACCTGAGGAAGGGCAGCACATTGTTTGAGTCATGCCAGATCTTTGATGCACCAGATGTGCAATCAATGCAGGAAAGTATAAAGCGGTTTGCCAGAATGTTAACCTTTGAAGCTGAGGTTCTGGAGAAGATGGGGTTGTCTCTGCAAGACCTGAACTCTGATATTATGTCGGCCCTGAACTCCATTCACAAGGATGCCGAAAATATCAAGAAGAACTGCAACGGCTGCCTCTCAGTTGTTTATGCTGATGTACTTTCAAGAAAACTTATGCTGGAGACCATGTTCTTGGCAGAGGTGGACAAGCTCGAGACGAGTAAACTATCAAATAGTGCTTTTTCACAGGATATCATCAAGAATGTCTGCATTAGTGCTGAGCTTGCCTATTCGCTTCAGAATCTAACAATGAATTTCCAGGAAAAATTCAATGAGCTTCAAAAGGACTTGCTCCAGGCGAACGAGACCTTGAAACAAAAGGACATGGCTCTGAAAGATGCTGTTAGTGCATCAAAGCGTGCTCACATTGAGAGCATGACCCAAAGTGATACTGGTCATCTTGGTGACATCGCCCCTCCTGAACTTGTCCCCTATATGGAGCAGATTGAGATTGAGGAAGCTCAGAGTTTAGCGGCAGAGATTGTCCGCAGACATTTAGCAAGCGGCATGCTATCCCATAGTGCAGATTCAGAATCGCATCTGCAAACGAGTTGGGAAAATCTCATCGCTGAGCTAAAAAAGCAAGCAAAAGCCCTCCGCTGTCTCTCTCAGGAAATTGAGAGGATCTGCGAGGAAGGAGAAACAAATTCACTTTCTGGACTTGCGGATGCCATCCAGATGAGCTCGTGGCGCGATGACTCCAGCGCCGCTTGCCTGCGAGAGGCTTTGATGCAGGCGCAGGTTGCATATGTTGCTTGCAGGTTGAGAGCAGGTCACACGAGGGAACTTTCTCTCTGTCAGGAGACTAGCCGCAACATGACAGTGCTCGTCCAGGAACACGCTGAGAGTGTTGCAGCCATACAAAGGCACTACCAGAGCTGCTTGGAGAAAGAACATCTTAGCTTCACTGGCACTATCAGTTCCTTGCAGGAGGAGAACGACATGCTTCGAGGAGAACTATCCTATAAGCTCAGGGAGCTCCAGGAGCAACGGCAGAACTTAACCCAGCTGGAAGAGGAATTTCATAGGGAGAAAGAAGAGCTCAAGAACAGGCATGCAGATGAGATGGGAAGGGCCAAGCAGGAGCAGATAACCAGAGAGCTCGAACTAATGGAGCGTGCCGCCAATAGCCAACACAGGCTGGAGACCCTGCTGCTAGAAATGGAAGATGCTGAGTTGAGGCACAAGGAGCAAATCCGAAAACTTGAGCAGGAATTTCAGAGTAAGGTCCAGGAACTAGAACACGCCAACAGAGATGAGCTCCGCAAGCTACAAGAATGCTACAGCCAGACCATCTGCTTGCTGGAGGAGAGGCGCGAACAAGTGGAGAACAAAGATGAGGCCGACGCATGTCCCATGGAGGAAGGGGATGGAACTGATCAGGTAACTTGCAGGGAGTCCCTGCTCCGAATCCGGGAGCTGGAAATGCAGTTGAGCAGCATGAGGGAGGAGCTGGAACAGAAACCACTGGATGGAGATCTGACCAGCCTGAAGGAGAAATACCAGCGAGACTTGGACAGCCTCAAG GCGACATGCGAGCGTGGATTTGCAGCGATGGAGGAGACGCATCAGAAGGTGATCGAGGACATCCAAAGGCAGCATCAGCGAGAGATCCGGAAACTTCTGGAGGAGAAAGAAAGACTGCTGGAGGAGGAAACAAACGCCACTATTGCTG CGATTGAGGCCATGAAAAACGCTCATCGCGAGGAACTGGGGAAAACGCAGCGGTCGCAGATGAGCGGTGTGAGCGCAGACATTCAGGAGCTGCGCAGACAGTATGA AGAGGAGTTGCAGTCTATCCATCGTGAGCTGGAGGTTTTATCTGAGCAGTATTCTCAGAAGTGTTTAGAAAACGCACATTTGGCTCAAGCACTGGAGGCTGAGAGACAGGCACTGGGACAGTGCCAGCGAGAGAACCAGAAACTTCATATACACAACCAG GAACTAAATCATCGTCTGAATGAAGAGATCACCAGAATGCACTCTTGCATGAGTGAAGACAAATTGCCTTCCTCTCTGACACAAGGCAAAGACATCTATGAACTGGAG GTTTTGCTGCGAGTGAAGGAGTCAGAGATCCAGTACctcaaacaggaaataaactcTCTCAAAGACGAGCTGCAGTCGGCACTTCGA GATAAGAAGTATGCTTCGGATAAGTACAAGGACATTTACACAGAGCTGAGTATCGTCAAAGCTAAAGCTGACTGTGACATTAACAAGCTGAGGGAGAAACTTTTGGCTGCTACAGAAGCTCTTGGGGAATTAGACGCTGAAGGAAGTGGCGTTTCTGCTGGATACG ACATTATGAAGTCAAAGAGTAACCCAGATTTCCTGAAGATAGAAAAATCCAAACAGATGCGTGGGGTCAGGTCAAAG aGTTTGAAGGAGGGATTGACAGTACAGGAGAGGATGAAGCTATTCGAAACTAAAGACTCCAGAAAGATATAA